The sequence below is a genomic window from Flectobacillus major DSM 103.
GTACGGGTACTTTCAACGTCAAAAGAAGCCGTCTTGATTCCTTACAAAGCTATTTCTGAGCAGTTGGGCGAGTTTTTTGTATATGTACCAACCGACAGCAGTAAAGTAACCCAACGACGTGTTGATTTAGGAACTGCCATTGGCACAAACGTAATTATCAAAAATGGATTAAAAAGAGGAGAACGCCTTATTGTAGAAGGTATTCAGAACTTACGTGAAGGAGCTGTTTATATAACTGAAGTTCCAGCGGCTGCACCTGCCAAAAAGTAAGTAAATGAATCGTGGTACAAGCCACCTCGTTATTTTTAATACTTAAAACATATTTCTTATGATAGCTGATGTTTTTATAAAAAGACCTATCACTGCCATTGTTACATCTATAGTAATTGTAATAGTTGGAGTTATAGCACTTACCACTTTACCTGTAGCTCAATACCCCGATATTACCCCGCCAACCGTAACAGTAACTGGTAATTTTACGGGTGCCGATGCTCAGACAGTAGAACAAACCACTACAACGCCTATCGAAACCCAAATCAACGGTACGCCAGGCATGACCTATATGTCGAGTAATAGTACCAGTAGTGGACAAAGTAGTATCAACGTAACTTTTGATATTGGTACTAATGTTGATATTGCTGCCCTCGACGTACAAAACCGTGTATCGGTAGCTCAGCCGACTTTGCCCGATGCCGTAAAACGTCTTGGTTTGACTGTACGTAAACGTAACCCAAGTATCATGATGGCCTTGGCTTTGTATTCGCCACAAGGTACACACGATGCCAAATTTATTGGTAACTATGCCAATATTTACCTAAAAGATGCCCTACAAAGAGTAAAAGGTGTAGGTGATATTGTATCAAGAGCTGATGACTTCGGGATGAGGATTTGGTTAAACCCTGAAAAATTAGCCAACCTCAGAATGACCCCTGCCGATGTAACGGCCGCTTTGGCCGAACAAAACTTACAAGTAGCCGCAGGTACGGTAGGGGGGAATCCTCAGCCAAGCAATCAGGCTTTTGAATACAGTGTATTGACAAACAGTAGGTTAAACAAAAAAGAACAATTCGACGACATTATTGTGAGGTCTTCGCCTGCTACAGGAAGTGTGGTTTATTTGAAAGATGTAGCTCGTGTAGAATTGGGTCGTTTTGACTATGGTGTCAACGCATTTGTTTCGGGCAAGCCTGCTGCTTTTGTAATTATTTATTTGGCTCCTGGTGGTAATACCCTCGACACATACAATGGCGTAATGAAAGCTTTAACAGAAATGAAAAAGACTTTCCCAAAAGATTTAGATTACGTTGTTCCGCTCGAATCGGCATCGGTAGTAAAGGTATCTATCGAAGAGGTAATACACACCCTTGTTGAAGCCCTTATCTTGGTGGTATTGGTGGTATTTTTATTTCTTCAAAACTGGCGTGCTACGCTTATTCCTATATTAGCTATTCCGGTGTCGTTGATTGGTACGTTTATATTCTTTATTCCTTTTGGTTTTACGATTAACACCCTTACGTTATTTGCTTTTGTACTGGCCATTGGTATTGTAGTCGATGATGCCATTGTAGTGGTAGAAGCCGTTCAGCATAATATGGACGAACACGGGATGACTCCAAAAGAAGCAACAGCCAAGGCTATGAAAGATATTTCTGGCCCAGTAATTGCCATTGCCCTTATCTTGGCGGCGGTATTTGTGCCAGTAAGTTTTGTACCGGGTATTGTTGGCCGTTTGTATCAGCAGTTTGCAATTACGATTGCGGTTTCGGTAATTCTTTCGGCATTTGTGGCTCTTTCATTAACGCCAGCTTTGTGTTCTATTATGTTGAAACCAACCAAGGGCAAAGATGAAAAGAAAAACTGGTTAGAGAAGTTCTTTGTATGGTTCAATATTCGTTTTGAAAAACTTTCTTTTGCTTATACACGTGGTGTAGCCAAATGGATTAAGGCTACTCCTTTGGTATTGGTAATGATGGTTTGTTTGTTTGTAGGCTTATTTTTCTTATTCAAAAACAAAGCTACTGGCTTTATTCCAACCGAAGATGAAGGCCGTTTGTATGTAACGTATGAAATGCCCGAAGCTACTTCTACAAGCCGTAACGTAGCCTTGTTTCAAACTATTATGAAACGCCTCGAAACCGTCCCAGAGGTGCGTGTAGTTGGGGGTATTGCAGGCTTGAACATCGTAAGTTTCTCAAACAAAACCAATGTTGGTACTTTCTTTGTCAACCTAAAACCTTGGTCGGATCGTGAGGGCAAAGAACACCATGTACAAAGTGTAATAGAACAGATCAAGAAAAAAACGGCTGATATTAAAGAAGCTAGGGTGTTACCGATTGCTCCTCCTGCTATTCCGGGCTTGGGGCAAACGGCAGGTTTTACCTTTGAATTGCAACAAACCACTAGCCCCGACAATATTCAGCAATTTGAGAAGGTTGCCCGAAATTTCTTGGCCGAACTCAACAAACGCCCTGAAATAGGTATGGCCTATACGTTCTTTAGTTCAAGAACGCCAAGTTATCAAATCGATGTTGACCGTGACCAAGCCAAAAAGCAAGGGGTTCAGGTATCTGAAATCTTTGGTACATTGTCTACGTTGCTGGGTAGCTCGTATGTCAACGACTTTACGCTATATGGCCGTAACTTTAGGGTAATGGTACAAGCCGATAGTAGCTACCGCTCGTCGCTGGAAAGAATCGAGAAGTTTTATGTACGCAATACAGCAGGCAATATGATTCCTTTGAAAGCTTTGGTAAAAGCCAAAGTAGTAGAAAATGCCGCTTTGATTTCGC
It includes:
- a CDS encoding efflux RND transporter permease subunit, yielding MIADVFIKRPITAIVTSIVIVIVGVIALTTLPVAQYPDITPPTVTVTGNFTGADAQTVEQTTTTPIETQINGTPGMTYMSSNSTSSGQSSINVTFDIGTNVDIAALDVQNRVSVAQPTLPDAVKRLGLTVRKRNPSIMMALALYSPQGTHDAKFIGNYANIYLKDALQRVKGVGDIVSRADDFGMRIWLNPEKLANLRMTPADVTAALAEQNLQVAAGTVGGNPQPSNQAFEYSVLTNSRLNKKEQFDDIIVRSSPATGSVVYLKDVARVELGRFDYGVNAFVSGKPAAFVIIYLAPGGNTLDTYNGVMKALTEMKKTFPKDLDYVVPLESASVVKVSIEEVIHTLVEALILVVLVVFLFLQNWRATLIPILAIPVSLIGTFIFFIPFGFTINTLTLFAFVLAIGIVVDDAIVVVEAVQHNMDEHGMTPKEATAKAMKDISGPVIAIALILAAVFVPVSFVPGIVGRLYQQFAITIAVSVILSAFVALSLTPALCSIMLKPTKGKDEKKNWLEKFFVWFNIRFEKLSFAYTRGVAKWIKATPLVLVMMVCLFVGLFFLFKNKATGFIPTEDEGRLYVTYEMPEATSTSRNVALFQTIMKRLETVPEVRVVGGIAGLNIVSFSNKTNVGTFFVNLKPWSDREGKEHHVQSVIEQIKKKTADIKEARVLPIAPPAIPGLGQTAGFTFELQQTTSPDNIQQFEKVARNFLAELNKRPEIGMAYTFFSSRTPSYQIDVDRDQAKKQGVQVSEIFGTLSTLLGSSYVNDFTLYGRNFRVMVQADSSYRSSLERIEKFYVRNTAGNMIPLKALVKAKVVENAALISHYNVYRAIEINGSPKPGFSSGQAIQALQEVAASTLPVGYSYEFSGMSREEIKAGDSTTAIFAISIVFVFLFLAALYESWSIPFSVLFAVPVGAFGSILTLTLLPNLSNNIYAQIGLITLIGLAAKNAILIVEFAKERVDKGMELIAATLEAVQLRLRPIIMTSLAFILGVLPLAFASGAAAESRKTIGWTVFGGMMAATSLAIFIVPVLFVVIEKIANKKQHSKTVATDEAK